The Raphanus sativus cultivar WK10039 chromosome 2, ASM80110v3, whole genome shotgun sequence genome includes a region encoding these proteins:
- the LOC108841707 gene encoding uncharacterized protein LOC108841707: MKRLHPSRSVSAALLLILLAFFSSNFHTEGHIDLETSMEKSIGGSLRRIPRSRYSPIQNKRDPSRKQKITSREP, translated from the exons ATGAAGAGATTACATCCATCAAGATCGGTCTCAGCAGCTCTGCTTCTGATTTTGCTAGCTTTCTTTAGCAGCAATTTTCACACTGAGGGACACATAGATTTGGAGACAAGCATGGAGAAATCTATTGGAGGTAGCTTACGAAGAATCCCAAGGAGTCGATACAGTCCTATACAGAACAA GAGAGATCCAAGTAGGAAACAGAAGATCACATCAAGAGAACCATAg
- the LOC108833114 gene encoding uncharacterized protein LOC108833114, protein MALGDFNEILGNHEKSGGRIRPEASFSDFRAMMRNCAFTDLPTVGNRFSWAGRRGDDVVQCCLNRVMANPTWLSEFPASETVFLELGESDHRPLLTYLSAERERPRRQFCYDSRLVDKEGFGSTVHRGWKGTGQSSFVQIPLMQRISRCRQQIVTWKRSNRTNAEERIKILRGKLDTAMSGNNVSRARRTRCTLSSIQDDNGVIHRGHKNIAQVATNYFNNLYASQSDVSTLFPHVFQDFTERVSDTMNEDLIRDITEEEVRTAIFEISPHKAPGPDGFPAVFYHQHWDLVKDDIMREIRKFFNDDGFDEALNRTNICLIPKVYPPTGMSEFRPIALCSVVYKIISKILINRLKSYLSGIITENQTAFIPGRMISDNIIRAHEILHSLKVRKRQATSYMAVKTDITKAYDRLEWCFLEETMKRMGFHSRWIKWIMSCVSSVNYAVLINGVPEGHIIPQRGLRQGDPLSPYLFIICAEVLSHLMNRAMNDRSLLGVKIALRAPAVNHLLFADDSFFFSLANPKAGRKLKHILSLYESVYGQSVNLAKSSITFGSKVSDDVKRRMRSLLGIQNEGGNGKYLGLPEQFGRKKSDIFRYIIDKVKAATQGWNKKFLSHGGKEVLLKAVALAMPIYSMNVFRLPKNTCEEINSILAHFWWSSGDKKGMHWYSWDRLSVPKKEGGLGFRDLEKFNQALLGKHVWRILQQPQSLLSRLLQARYFPDGSILNASLKKKASYAWKSLLFGRDLLKKGLRFIIGNGSSVSMWADPWLPTHPPRAPRAIANAEALESVRNYIQADGTGWNLDKLRGKVVDEDVEIILRLKISSRAELDLLGWHYTDDGIYTVKSGYWLNTHLPNNTPISPTWGDPLLKQKIWKCSSPPKVNHFLWKTLSRSLAVGSNLKRRHITRFDQCIRCCLDMETEKHMLFDCPYAQRIWRASGVANDTILDPTASLEAKIEVCIQANTTASLATIKDLPISILWRIWKSRNLLMYQQKNLQWWVILKQARTDVMEWSTVNCKQQATVSRTSELNTGHVNWRRPEEGWSKCNFDGSFINPELPAKGGWILRDSNGVFITAGHGKGQRVEFALAAELQAYLMALQFCWSLGFTKIIFEGDNKKLVDIITSKTLQFGLYNWNDFLIAQRSGLDGSGKSFDSDVDTNAEEYHVVHDK, encoded by the exons ATGGCTCTtggagattttaatgaaatattggGTAATCACGAAAAATCTGGAGGAAGAATACGACCTGAAGCTTCTTTTTCTGATTTCAGAGCAATGATGAGGAATTGTGCTTTTACTGATCTTCCTACAGTTGGAAATCGTTTTTCTTGGGCTGGGAGAAGGGGTGATGATGTGGTTCAATGTTGTCTGAATAGAGTCATGGCTAATCCTACTTGGTTGTCGGAATTTCCAGCATCAGAGACAGTATTTTTGGAGCTGGGAGAATCTGATCATCGACCACTACTTACATATCTTTCTGCTGAAAGAGAAAGACCAAGAAGACAGTTTTGTTATGATAGTAGACTGGTAGACAAGGAAGGATTTGGCTCAACAGTACACAGGGGATGGAAGGGAACTGGTCAATCAAGCTTTGTTCAGATTCCTCTTATGCAGAGAATCAGTAGATGTCGACAGCAAATAGTTACTTGGAAAAGAAGTAACAGAACAAATGCAGAGGAAAGAATTAAAATTCTTCGTGGGAAGCTAGATACTGCTATGAGTGGGAACAA TGTTTCACGAGCAAGGAGAACACGATGTACTCTTTCTTCTATCCAAGATGATAATGGGGTGATTCACAGAGGACATAAGAATATAGCACAGGTAGCTACCAATTATTTTAACAATCTCTATGCTTCACAGAGTGATGTCAGTACGTTATTCCCTCATGTTTTTCAAGATTTCACTGAAAGAGTCAGTGATACGATGAATGAGGATCTTATCAGAGATATCACAGAAGAGGAAGTGAGAACAGCTATCTTTGAAATTAGTCCTCATAAAGCTCCAGGACCAGATGGTTTTCCTGCTGTTTTCTATCATCAACACTGGGATTTGGTCAAAGATGATATCATGAGAGAGATAAGGAAATTTTTCAATGATGATGGTTTTGATGAAGCTCTAAATCGAACTAATATTTGCTTAATACCCAAGGTGTACCCGCCGACTGGTATGTCTGAGTTCAGACCCATTGCTTTATGCAGTGTTGTGTATAAGATTATTTCTAAGATTCTTATCAATAGACTCAAGAGCTATCTTAGTGGTATTATTACAGAAAATCAGACAGCCTTCATTCCAGGAAGAATGATATCTGATAATATAATAAGGGCTCACGAGATTCTTCACAGTCTGAAGGTACGTAAACGACAAGCTACATCATATATGGCTGTTAAGACAGACATAACAAAGGCTTATGATCGTCTAGAATGGTGTTTTTTGGAGGAAACAATGAAAAGAATGGGTTTTCATTCACGATGGATCAAGTGGATCATGTCTTGTGTGTCTTCTGTGAATTATGCAGTGCTCATTAATGGAGTTCCTGAAGGTCATATAATACCACAGAGGGGATTAAGACAGGGAGATCCCCTCTCTCCGTATCTATTCATAATTTGTGCTGAAGTCTTATCACATCTTATGAACAGAGCTATGAATGATCGTTCTCTGCTAGGAGTGAAAATAGCTTTGCGTGCACCGGCTGTGAATCATCTTCTATTTGCAGATgactctttcttcttctcattgGCTAATCCTAAGGCGGGTAGGAAGTTAAAACATATACTATCTCTCTATGAATCAGTATATGGTCAGTCTGTTAATCTAGCAAAATCTTCTATTACTTTTGGAAGTAAGGTCTCAGATGATGTTAAGAGAAGAATGCGCAGCTTGTTAGGCATACAAAATGAAGGAGGAAATGGCAAATATCTGGGATTGCCCGAGCAGTTTGGGAGAAAGAAAAGTGATATATTCAGATATATTATTGACAAGGTTAAAGCTGCAACTCAAGGATggaataagaagttcttatcgCATGGTGGTAAGGAGGTTTTACTTAAAGCTGTGGCTTTGGCAATGCCTATTTACTCCATGAATGTATTTAGATTGCCGAAGAATACCTGTGAGGAAATTAACAGTATTTTAGCTCATTTCTGGTGGAGTTCTGGGGATAAGAAGGGTATGCATTGGTACAGTTGGGATCGACTCAGTGTACCAAAGAAAGAAGGAGGTTTAGGCTTCAGAGATCTTGAGAAGTTTAATCAAGCATTATTGGGGAAACATGTATGGAGAATATTACAACAACCGCAGAGTCTTCTATCTCGCCTACTGCAAGCTCGTTACTTTCCAGATGGATCTATACTGAATGCATCTTTAAAGAAAAAGGCTTCTTATGCGTGGAAATCTCTATTATTCGGAAGAGATCTACTGAAGAAAGGTCTGAGGTTTATTATTGGTAATGGGTCCTCTGTTAGTATGTGGGCAGATCCTTGGCTACCTACACACCCACCGAGAGCACCAAGAGCTATTGCAAATGCAGAAGCTCTAGAAAGTGTACGAAACTATATACAAGCAGATGGTACAGGATGGAATCTAGATAAACTTCGAGGAAAGGTTGTTGATGAAGATGTTGAGATAATATTGCGGTTGAAAATCAGTTCTAGAGCAGAGTTGGATTTGTTGGGATGGCATTATACTGATGATGGAATTTACACAGTAAAATCGGGTTACTGGCTCAATACTCACCTACCAAATAATACACCTATTTCTCCAACTTGGGGTGATCCACTGCTAAAACAAAAGATCTGGAAATGCAGTTCTCCTCCTAAGGTTAATCATTTCCTTTGGAAAACTCTCTCTAGATCACTTGCAGTTGGTAGTAATTTAAAACGAAGGCACATTACTCGTTTTGATCAGTGCATAAGATGTTGCTTAGATATGGAAACAGAGAAGCATATGCTTTTTGACTGTCCTTATGCTCAAAGGATATGGCGTGCGTCAGGTGTAGCTAATGATACAATTTTGGATCCTACTGCCTCATTGGAAGCTAAAATAGAAGTTTGTATTCAAGCAAATACAACAGCATCTTTGGCTACTATCAAGGACCTTCCTATTAGTATCTTATGGAGAATTTGGAAAAGCAGAAATTTATTGATGTATCAACAGAAGAATCTTCAATGGTGGGTTATTCTAAAACAGGCTAGAACTGATGTTATGGAATGGTCAACAGTCAATTGCAAACAACAAGCAACAGTTTCAAGGACTTCTGAACTCAATACGGGCCATGTAAACTGGAGAAGACCTGAAGAAGGATGGAGCAAATGCAACTTTGATGGATCTTTTATCAACCCAGAATTACCGGCAAAAGGGGGATGGATACTGAGAGATTCTAATGGCGTGTTTATTACTGCAGGTCATGGAAAAGGCCAGAGAGTTGAATTTGCGTTGGCTGCAGAACTTCAGGCCTACCTTATGGCTCTACAATTCTGTTGGTCACTTGGTTTCACAAAGATAATATTTGAAGGAGATAACAAGAAGCTGGTTGATATTATTACTTCAAAGACTTTGCAGTTTGGCCTGTATAATTGG AATGACTTCCTTATTGCACAACGTAGTGGGCTC GATGGATCAGGTAAATCCTTTGATTCAGATGTTGATACAAACGCTGAGGAATATCACGTGGTTCATGATAAGTAG
- the LOC108823900 gene encoding F-box protein At5g50450, with the protein MTHLNKKPKLENPKVNNIDDLPDDLVISILRKLSSSASSPADFLTVLITCKRLNRLGFHPLVLSRAGTQTLAVTAEKWSDSAHRFLKLCVNAGNIDACYVLGMIRFYCLENPVSGASLMARAAIKSHAPALYSLSVIQFNGSGGNKSDKNLRAGVALCARSAYLGHVDALRELGHCLQDGYGVPRDVAEGRRLLIQANARELAGSYLSLKSGDETLTEPVQEIRPVNRFLKDWFGSGRVVLAEGLRMCSHGGCGRPETRSHEFRRCSVCGKVNYCSRGCQALDWRVKHKMECAPLDLWVAAAEIGEGDVDAVEVENHAAR; encoded by the exons ATGACGCATCTCAACAAAAAGCCCAAGTTAGAGAACCCCAAGGTCAACAACATCGACGACTTACCTGACGATCTCGTCATCTCTATCCTCCGCAAACTCAGTTCCTCTGCTTCTTCTCCCGCCGATTTCCTCACCGTTCTCATCAC ATGTAAGAGACTGAACCGATTGGGTTTTCATCCTCTGGTTTTATCCAGAGCCGGAACTCAAACCCTAGCCGTCACCGCGGAGAAATGGTCTGACTCCGCTCACAGATTCCTCAAACTCTGTGTTAATGCCGGAAACATCGACGCTTGCTACGTTCTTGGAATG ATCCGATTTTACTGTCTTGAAAACCCAGTGAGCGGCGCATCTTTAATGGCAAGAGCGGCGATTAAGTCTCACGCGCCGGCGCTTTACTCGCTGTCGGTGATTCAGTTCAACGGGAGCGGCGGTAACAAATCGGACAAGAACCTACGCGCGGGAGTCGCTCTCTGCGCGCGTTCCGCATACCTCGGCCACGTGGACGCGCTTCGGGAGCTCGGTCACTGCCTACAAGACGGTTACGGCGTTCCTCGCGACGTGGCCGAGGGTCGTCGGCTTTTGATTCAAGCGAACGCGAGGGAGCTCGCGGGCTCTTACCTCTCTCTCAAATCTGGAGACGAAACGCTAACCGAACCGGTTCAGGAGATTCGTCCGGTTAACAGGTTTCTGAAGGAttggttcggttcgggtcgggttgtTTTAGCGGAGGGGTTGAGGATGTGTTCTCACGGCGGTTGCGGAAGGCCGGAGACTCGGTCGCATGAGTTCCGGCGATGTTCGGTGTGTGGGAAAGTGAACTATTGTTCGAGAGGATGTCAGGCGTTGGATTGGAGAGTGAAGCATAAGATGGAATGTGCACCGTTAGATCTGTGGGTTGCGGCCGCGGAGATCGGTGAGGGTGACGTTGATGCTGTGGAAGTTGAGAATCATGCTGCTCGATAA